Genomic DNA from Streptomyces sp. AM 2-1-1:
CCTGCAGGTAGGTCGGCTCGACCGCGTCCAGCTCGGCCGGCCACGCGTTCCGCTTCGTCATCGCCTGGATGTGGTCGATCGGGTGGTCGGGGTCGTACATCGAGTGCACGAGCGAGGCCAGCCGGCTCTGACCCAGCGGCTGGCGGACCCGGATGTCGGCCTCGGCCAGGCGGGCGCAGATGTCGGTGAGCTCACGGGCCATCACGACGGCCAGCCCGCTGTCGCGGTCGAGCTTGCGGCCGCCCTGGGGGCGTGCCGCGCGGGCCATCGCGTTGGCCTCGGCACCGAGCTCGCGGCTGTGGTGCATGCAGGCGACGAGGTACGCGCGGTGCTGTTCGCTGGAGGTGGAGACCATCGACTGCAACTGGTCGTACGAGTCCTGGAGCCAGCGCGGCGCGTGGTGGTCGCCCCGCTGGGCCACGTCCTTGGCGTGCGCGTCCGGGTCGGCGGGGAGGGTGCGGGCCAGCATCTGGATGCGGGTGACGAAGCCGTCGCCGTTGGCCACGTGCTTGAGCAGCGTCCCGAAGCGGTCGACCAGGGCCTCCTGGTCCTCGCTGTCGCGCAGCCCCACACCGGGGCCCTCGATCTCGATGGCGGCGGTCACGGTACGGCGGTCGGCGTGCAGGAGGACAGCCATCTCGTCCGGCCCGAACGGGGCGGAGAGCCAGCTGATCCGTCCGATCCCCGGAGGCGGCCCGACCTCGACCTCCCGGCCGTCGCCCCGTACGCCGGCCTCCATCACGGAGGACCGGTAGGCGGTGCCGCGGCGCAGAGACCGCTTGAAGCTGCGGTTGATCTCGAACCACTTGTAGAAGGTCCGGTGCTTGTACGGGAAGTACACGACGGCCAGGGCCAGCATCGGGAATCCGGTGAGCAGCACGATGCGCAGCGAGAGCACCGGGACGAGGAGACCGCTCATCATCCCGAGGAACGCGCCGACGATGATGAGGGCGATCTCGCCGGTCTCGCGGTTCTTGCCGACGATCGCGTTCGGCCGGGCGCGGCCGATGAGATACGTGCGGCGGGGCGCGATCGGGTGGGACTGGATCGTCACCGCCCTCCACCTCCTGTGCTCGGATTACCTGTGCTGCCGGAACCGCCCCGCGGGGAGCGGCTGCTGTGGGGGGTCCCGGAGGTGGGACCGGAACCGCTGCGGGGTGCGGGGGCGGCCCCTCCGCCCCCGGTGCCCCGGGAGCTGTGGGCCGCGACACCGCCGCTGACCGGGTTGGCGGGGCGTCCGCCGCCTCCGCCGCCGCTGTTCTGGTCGTTGCGGCCGCTGTGCGTCTTGATGCCCTGGGAGACGAGTGCGGCGGGCGAACTGACCAGGGCGGCGGCCTGGGAGCCGTCGGTCGCCTGCTTGCGGTTGGTGCGCGCACCCTGAATCTCGTCGCCGAAGCCGGGGACGAAGCGGTAGATCATCGCCGAGGCGAAGATGGCGAGCAGGATGATGGAGAGGCCGGAGACGACGGCGGAGAGCGCGTCGGGGCCGTCGTCGGCGGAGAGCGCGCCCGCGAGGCCGAGGACGATCACGATCACCGGCTTGACCATGATCACCGCGATCATGATGCCCGCCCAGCGGCGTACGTGGCCCCACATGTTCTTGTCGACCAGCCCGGCGTACACCACCACGCCCAGCAGCGCACCGACGTAGAGGAGGGCCGCCCGGATGACCAGCTCCAGCCAGAGGATGCCGGCGGCGAGGAGGGAGACGAGGGAGACGACGATCAGCATGATCGGGCCGCCGCCCATGCCGTCGCCCTTCTCCAGCGCCTCGGCGAACGAGCCGAAGAAGACGTCGGACTGGCCGCCCGTGGCGGACGAGATCACCTCGGTGACCCCGTCGGTGGCCGAGACGACGACGTACAGGATGAGCGGCGTGAAGGCCGAGGCCAGCACGGTGAGCCAGAGGTACCCGACGGCCTCGGAGAGCGCGGTGGTGAAGGGGACACCGCGGATGGCCCGCTTGGCCACGGCGAACAGCCAGAGGACGAGGGTCAGGATGGTGGAGGCGGCGAAGACGATCGCGTACTGCTTGCGGAAGGACTCGTTGGTGAAGTCGACGGTGGCGGTGCCCTCGACTGCCTTGCTGAGCTGGCCGATGAGGTAGGACGCGGCATCGGCGCAGCCGTGGGCGAGGGAGGTGAGGGGGTCCAGGGGGTCGTCGGTGGTGTCGGGAGGCGTGGTGCGTGCGCCGGTGTCGCCTTCGCAGTAGTCCTTGGCGGGGCCGACAATGAGCTCGCACTTACTGTCCCCACTCGGGGAGGGGGATGGCGTGGGTGAGGGCGATGGTGCTGCGGCAGCACGTGCTGCGAAAGTCAGCAGCGTCCCTTGAAGAATCGCGAGCGCGATGCCTGCTTTAGCCGCCAGGCGGGAGCTAACGGGCATAAGTGAACCCTCCGTACTCCTCGACTGCCTTGGCGATTTCATCGGCGCTCGCGGCGGTGCGATCCGTATTCACCGGCGCGGGGCCGTCTTTCTGAGTGAAGCTGTCGACTTTCCACTCGTCGGCCACCCAGTGAAGTTCGAACGTCATGGTGAACCAGTCGTTGCTTACCGGGTTGGTCGAGCTGACCCCTGCGGTGCCGAAGACGCCCGTGCACCACACCTCGACTCTGGCGGAGGAATCCGCGTAGCTGGTCAGCTTCGTTCCCACCGGCGCGGTTCGTGAGACGTACGTGAGGCCACTGGGCGCATTGCCGCTCTTGTCCAGACCGAGCTTGTTCAAAAAGCTCTCGTTGTAGGACTGGTCGAACTTGGCCGCCAGCTCCCCGGCGCGCTCGGCGGTGAACACCTGGCTGATGATCTGCGCTCGTCGGTCCGGCTTGAGAATGTCGGCGGATACCAGAGCCACCGCATAGTTCGCCGCCGCGCTCTGGGCCCCCTGCTCGTCGTGGGCGAAGCCCGAGGCGATGGTGCCGTTCTTGCCGGTGACGGGGTCGGTGCCGGTGGGGGCGGTCGGGGCGGTGCCTCGTGTCGTGTCCGAGCCGCCGTCGGCCGAAGTGCCGGAGGTGGTGGGCGCGGCGTCGTCGCCCTTGTCACCACCGAGGTTCGCGAACGCGATGGCGGCGACGAGCAGCACCACCACGCCGACAGCCATGACCAGCGAGCGGGAGTTGCGGGCGGGCCGCCGGCCGTGGGGCGCGCCGGGGTTGCCTTCGGGGAGGCGGGTGCGCGTCTGGCGGGTGCCGCCCAGCGTGCTGTACGCGCTGTCGTCCCGGCCGCCGGAGTCCCTGCTTCCGTAGCCCTGCTCGTCGTCGTAGCTCATGCCGCGTACGTCCCCTCAGCCGTGTGCGGACTGCCGTCATATGACGGTAGCTCTGCTGGGCGCCTCGCGGGTGCGGTGCGGTGACTCGACATGGGATGACTCGACCTCAGCCGGGGGCGCGACGGACGGATGGTGGTGGGGAGACGGCGGACGACGGCATCCCTGGTGCCGACGGGCCGTCAGACCGCCATGCCGTACACGATGGTGAAGAGGGTGCCGAGGGAGCCGATGATGAAGACGCCGGTCAGACCCGCGACGATCAGGCCCTTGCCTTGTTCCGCGCTGAAGGTGTCGCGCAGGGCAGTCGCGCCGATGCGCTGCTTGGCCGCGCCCCAGATCGCGATACCGAGGCAGAGCAGGATGGCGACCGCCATCACCACCTCGATCATGATGCGCGCCTCGTTGCCCAGCGTTCCGAACGGGCCCCAGTTCGGCGCGATTCCGCCGATGATGGTGGTGATGTCGCCCTTTTCAGCTGCCAGGATCATGTAAGTCACCGCCCCAGTTGGGTACTTCGCCGCCCGCGCCGGCCGGTGCGGGTCATGCCGTCTATCTTCGCTGATGAAACCGCCGTCGTACGACGCCTTCACGGGTCTCTTTACCCGGATCTCGCACACATGACCGGAACCACCGCCCTGACCTGCGGTGCGCTCCGGACCGGCGGCGATACCGCACGATCACTCTGTGTATCACGCTCCGTGACGATGGGCAATGAGGATGGGTGCGGCATTCTGGCGCGATCGCAGCGCTCGTCGGGCCGCCCGTGTTCGGATGCGCTGTTCGAGAGCGGGTCGTACGCCGTCGCGTTCGCCACGGGGGTGACGCAACGTCATGTCCACCTGGGTCACGAGCGCTCGGTCGCGAAGGAGTGCAGAAGCTCACGGCTCCCGGATGCGTCCAGGGCGAGTGACTCGAGACGGTCCAGCACGTGGCGGTAGGTCCGGAGAGGTGCTTCGGCATCCAGCTGCGTCAGGCCGTGCGGCTGTTCCAGATGCACGGTGTCCAGCTCCGGGACGGATCCCCTTACGTACGTGATGGGTTGTCCGGTCACCGGCTGACCGCCGGAGGCGAAGGGGATGACGCGGAGGGTCACGGTCTCCCGCTCGCTCATCGCCAGAAGGTGGCGCAGTTGCGGGCCGGCGATCCGGGGGCCGCCGAGACCCATGTGCAGGGCGGCCTCGTGGATGACCGCGCGGAACGGCACCGCGTCCGTGCGGAAGACGACTTCCTGCCGTCTGATGCGGAAGGAGAGCCGGCGCTCGACTTCGGGTGGGGAGAGTTCGGGAACTGCCTGCGCGAGGGAGTCCCGGGCGTATTCGACGGTCTGCAGCAGGTCGGGGACGGTGCAGGTGGTGGCGGCGCGGAGTGCGGTGCCGTGGTGTTCGAGTTCGGCGAGGTCGAGCAGCCCGCCAGGCAGGTCGCTCCGGTACTCCTCCCACCAACCGCTGCGGCGTTCGCCGGTCATCGCCGCCAGCGCCTCCACGAGAGCGCGGTCGGTGCACGCGTAGTGGCGTGACAGGGCCCGGACCCGGTCGGCGCTCACGCCGTACCGGCCGGCCTCGATGTTGCTGATCCGCGCCTGGTTGCCGCCGAGCAGGACAGCGGCCTCCGTGGCGGTGATGCCGGCGCGCTCACGGAGCTTGCGCAACTCCGCGCCGAGTCGTCGCCGACGTGCCGTGGGAGTCGAGTTGGTCGCCATCGGCCTCCCTTCGCCCAGTCACTCGTACGGGTGTTATAGGGCATGCATTACCCCGAGTGGAGGGAATGTATTACATGGCCCCTCTACCGTGATCGTGGGACAGGTGCCCGCGACGAGCCCGCAGGTCGGCCGGTTCGGACGTCGGGTGCCGTACGGGGCCCGCCAACCGCACCGAACGAACGGGGACTTCCATGCACGCACCCACCGTATCGCCGCCGTGGGCGTACACCCTTCAACTGCCGCACGATCCGCGTTCTCCGGGCGTCGCCCGCTCGGTCCTGCGGGTCGTGCTGCGGGCACACGGGATGACTGGTCTGGCCGACACGGCCGAGCTGATGGTCAGTGAGCTGACGACCAACGCCTACCAGCACTCCTGGGGCTCGTACTCGCTGCGGATGTGCGGCGCCGGCCAGGGGCGGATCCGGCTCAGCGTCTGGGACAGCAATCCGGAGATCCCGCCCCCCTTCCGGGACTCGGGGGAGCACGGAAGCACCCGAGGCGCCAGGGGTCCCGAAGCGTACGTACCGGCGCAGCAGACCTCGCTCACCGAGCGGGGCCGTGGTCTGGCTCTCGTACAGA
This window encodes:
- a CDS encoding helix-turn-helix transcriptional regulator, with product MATNSTPTARRRRLGAELRKLRERAGITATEAAVLLGGNQARISNIEAGRYGVSADRVRALSRHYACTDRALVEALAAMTGERRSGWWEEYRSDLPGGLLDLAELEHHGTALRAATTCTVPDLLQTVEYARDSLAQAVPELSPPEVERRLSFRIRRQEVVFRTDAVPFRAVIHEAALHMGLGGPRIAGPQLRHLLAMSERETVTLRVIPFASGGQPVTGQPITYVRGSVPELDTVHLEQPHGLTQLDAEAPLRTYRHVLDRLESLALDASGSRELLHSFATERS
- a CDS encoding SCO6880 family protein produces the protein MTIQSHPIAPRRTYLIGRARPNAIVGKNRETGEIALIIVGAFLGMMSGLLVPVLSLRIVLLTGFPMLALAVVYFPYKHRTFYKWFEINRSFKRSLRRGTAYRSSVMEAGVRGDGREVEVGPPPGIGRISWLSAPFGPDEMAVLLHADRRTVTAAIEIEGPGVGLRDSEDQEALVDRFGTLLKHVANGDGFVTRIQMLARTLPADPDAHAKDVAQRGDHHAPRWLQDSYDQLQSMVSTSSEQHRAYLVACMHHSRELGAEANAMARAARPQGGRKLDRDSGLAVVMARELTDICARLAEADIRVRQPLGQSRLASLVHSMYDPDHPIDHIQAMTKRNAWPAELDAVEPTYLQAKTRESTTRAPWCHATAWVKEWPMTPVGVNFLAPLLVHTPDVIRTVAVTMDLEPTELAIERMLTEKTNDDAEASRQAKMNRTVDPRDIAAHGRLDQRGEDLASGAAGVNLVGYITVSSRSPEALARDKRTIRASAGKSYLKLEWCDREHHRAFVNTLPFATGIRR
- a CDS encoding ATP-binding protein; the encoded protein is MHAPTVSPPWAYTLQLPHDPRSPGVARSVLRVVLRAHGMTGLADTAELMVSELTTNAYQHSWGSYSLRMCGAGQGRIRLSVWDSNPEIPPPFRDSGEHGSTRGARGPEAYVPAQQTSLTERGRGLALVQMCADSWGGLALPGAPSGQGGKLLWVVCGEKPE